One Nicotiana sylvestris chromosome 12, ASM39365v2, whole genome shotgun sequence genomic window carries:
- the LOC104234666 gene encoding ATP-dependent Clp protease proteolytic subunit 5, chloroplastic-like isoform X1, with product MAHSCVATTSSISKFNFSSDSSTIREAYPNTLSFKTLQFRNLKVKNRGKSTVKAVYSGANWDSGITSPTGIWSIRDDLQVPSSPYFPAYAQGQGPPPMVQERFMSVISQLFQYRIIRCGGAVDDDMANIIVAQLLYLDAVDPTKDIVMYVNSPGGSVTAGMAIFDTMRHIRPDVSTICVGLAASMGAFLLSAGTKGKRYSLPNSRIMIHQPLGGAQGGQTDIDIQANEMLHHKANLNGYLAYHTGQSLEKINQDTDRDFFMSAKEAKDYGLIDGVILNPMKALQPIAAAAEQ from the exons ATGGCCCATTCGTGCGTGGCCACGACTTCCTCTATCTCTAAATTCAACTTCTCCTCTGACTCCTCTACTATTCGTGAAGCTTACCCTAATACCCTCTCCTTTAAGACCCTTCAGTTCAG GAATTTAAAGGTGAAGAATCGGGGAAAGAGTACAGTGAAGGCCGTGTACTCTGGAGCCAACTGGGATTCTGGAATTACTTCACCAACTGGGATTTGGTCTATAAG AGATGACTTGCAAGTTCCATCATCGCCCTATTTTCCTGCTTATGCCCAAGGTCAAGGACCACCTCCAATGGTGCAAGAGCGGTTTATGAGTGTGATCAGCCAGCTCTTCCAATAT AGGATCATACGATGTGGTGGGGCAGTTGATGACGATATGGCAAATATTATAGTTGCTCAGCTTCTCTATCTTGACGCTGTTGATCCAACAAAG GATATTGTCATGTATGTCAACTCTCCAGGAGGGTCAGTTACAGCAG GAATGGCCATTTTTGATACCATGCGGCATATTCGGCCTGATGTCTCCACCATTTGTGTTGGACTCGCTGCGAG TATGGGGGCTTTTCTTCTTAGCGCTGGCACCAAAG GTAAGAGATATAGCCTGCCAAACTCGAGGATAATGATTCACCAACCTCTTGGTGGTGCACAAGGTGGGCAAACTGATATAGACATTCAG GCTAATGAGATGTTGCATCACAAAGCAAATCTGAATGGGTACCTTGCCTACCATACTGGTCAAAGCCTTGAGAAGATCAACCAAGATACCGATCGTGATTTTTTCATGAGTGCAAAGGAAGCTAAAGACTATGGGCTCATTGATGGAGTCATCTTGAACCCCATGAAAGCCCTTCAACCAATTGCAGCAGCTGCTGAACAATAG
- the LOC104234666 gene encoding ATP-dependent Clp protease proteolytic subunit 5, chloroplastic-like isoform X2 has protein sequence MAHSCVATTSSISKFNFSSDSSTIREAYPNTLSFKTLQFRNLKVKNRGKSTVKAVYSGANWDSGITSPTGIWSIRDDLQVPSSPYFPAYAQGQGPPPMVQERFMSVISQLFQYRIIRCGGAVDDDMANIIVAQLLYLDAVDPTKDIVMYVNSPGGSVTAGMAIFDTMRHIRPDVSTICVGLAASMGAFLLSAGTKGKRYSLPNSRIMIHQPLGGAQGGQTDIDIQANEMLHHKANLNGYLAYHTGQSLEKINQDTDRDFFMSAKEAKDYGLIDGVILNPMKALQPIAAAAEQ, from the exons ATGGCCCATTCGTGCGTGGCCACGACTTCCTCTATCTCTAAATTCAACTTCTCCTCTGACTCCTCTACTATTCGTGAAGCTTACCCTAATACCCTCTCCTTTAAGACCCTTCAGTTCAG GAATTTAAAGGTGAAGAATCGGGGAAAGAGTACAGTGAAGGCCGTGTACTCTGGAGCCAACTGGGATTCTGGAATTACTTCACCAACTGGGATTTGGTCTATAAG AGATGACTTGCAAGTTCCATCATCGCCCTATTTTCCTGCTTATGCCCAAGGTCAAGGACCACCTCCAATGGTGCAAGAGCGGTTTATGAGTGTGATCAGCCAGCTCTTCCAATAT AGGATCATACGATGTGGTGGGGCAGTTGATGACGATATGGCAAATATTATAGTTGCTCAGCTTCTCTATCTTGACGCTGTTGATCCAACAAAG GATATTGTCATGTATGTCAACTCTCCAGGAGGGTCAGTTACAGCAG GAATGGCCATTTTTGATACCATGCGGCATATTCGGCCTGATGTCTCCACCATTTGTGTTGGACTCGCTGCGAG TATGGGGGCTTTTCTTCTTAGCGCTGGCACCAAAG GTAAGAGATATAGCCTGCCAAACTCGAGGATAATGATTCACCAACCTCTTGGTGGTGCACAAGGTGGGCAAACTGATATAGACATTCAG GCTAATGAGATGTTGCATCACAAAGCAAATCTGAATGGGTACCTTGCCTACCATACTGGTCAAAGCCTTGAGAAGATCAACCAAGATACCGATCGTGATTTTTTCATGAGTGCAAAGGAAGCTAAAGACTATGGGCTCATTGATGGAGTCATCTTGAACCCCATGAAAGCCCTTCAACCAATTGCAGCAGCTGCTGAACAATA